In a genomic window of Polycladomyces abyssicola:
- a CDS encoding DUF6687 family protein, giving the protein MNFYILGSKTRRPASRKTIFVDGTHDDSFREGVDLELSHWIPNRTPDRFRADTSTEICMNFIREELTDEWDLAINNHLDVDGVLSVFTLLHPDFAQKYRTVIVEAAEMGDFWAWGEEGAQRLFQGLTLKMKALRGAKTDIRRIYEECFEEVFRLVEDAHPNVWVQTGMDALRESVDRVERGEICRTVVHPRLVHYAIPRHLAEASLIKALHIPTFNAPLSDDMWLHPQTRNRLDREKVHLVSVDTERGTYYDLWYPGYMWADTPNSWRAPGFYFSGSTNGYYYGHRPLEKAVEKLGAIEPNRGRWIIARELSPFSSITGRNYPVVVSFMGEDGSPAPSGISSDSVAEILSEAFAESHHFGLKELNR; this is encoded by the coding sequence ATGAACTTCTACATACTGGGGAGTAAAACCCGTCGTCCGGCCAGCCGTAAAACCATCTTTGTCGACGGAACGCATGACGACAGTTTCAGGGAGGGCGTCGATCTGGAGTTGAGTCATTGGATTCCCAATCGGACACCGGATCGTTTTCGGGCTGACACGTCGACCGAGATTTGCATGAATTTCATTCGGGAGGAGTTGACCGATGAATGGGATTTGGCCATCAACAACCATTTGGACGTCGATGGGGTTCTGTCGGTATTTACACTGCTTCATCCCGATTTTGCGCAAAAGTATCGCACTGTGATCGTGGAAGCGGCAGAAATGGGTGATTTCTGGGCGTGGGGAGAAGAAGGGGCACAACGGCTGTTTCAAGGGTTGACGTTAAAAATGAAAGCTTTGCGTGGCGCAAAAACGGATATTCGCAGGATTTATGAAGAATGTTTCGAAGAAGTTTTTCGGTTGGTGGAGGATGCTCATCCGAACGTCTGGGTTCAAACGGGGATGGATGCGTTACGGGAGTCGGTCGACCGGGTGGAACGGGGAGAGATTTGCAGGACGGTTGTGCACCCGAGATTGGTTCATTATGCCATTCCGCGGCATCTGGCCGAAGCGAGCTTGATCAAAGCGCTCCATATTCCCACCTTCAACGCGCCGTTGAGCGATGACATGTGGCTGCACCCGCAAACACGCAACCGCCTCGATCGCGAAAAGGTTCATTTGGTATCGGTGGATACGGAGCGGGGAACCTACTACGATCTCTGGTACCCAGGTTACATGTGGGCGGACACGCCGAACTCGTGGCGGGCACCCGGTTTTTATTTCAGTGGCAGTACCAACGGGTATTATTACGGTCACAGGCCGTTGGAGAAGGCGGTAGAAAAGTTGGGCGCGATAGAGCCGAATCGGGGCCGGTGGATCATCGCACGCGAATTGTCTCCCTTTTCGAGCATTACGGGACGAAACTATCCGGTGGTGGTGTCGTTTATGGGAGAAGACGGATCTCCGGCGCCTAGCGGCATTTCCTCCGATTCGGTGGCGGAAATCCTTTCGGAGGCATTTGCTGAATCTCATCATTTTGGTTTGAAGGAGTTGAATAGATAA
- a CDS encoding flavin monoamine oxidase family protein gives MRNGLGRTNHPKKIVVVGAGMAGLVAASLLKEAGHQVVILEASDRVGGRIYTIRSPFSPGLHFEAGAMRIPYTHNLVLEYIRKLRLPIRPFINSTPEDRIFVNGVNFRRWEYERNPDQLHYPVAPQERGKTAEALFETVAVGIRRLFQRYRRRY, from the coding sequence GTGCGAAACGGGTTAGGGCGTACCAATCATCCGAAAAAAATCGTGGTCGTGGGTGCAGGCATGGCCGGGCTAGTGGCGGCATCCCTGTTGAAAGAAGCAGGCCACCAAGTGGTGATTTTGGAAGCATCCGACCGGGTAGGTGGCCGGATTTACACGATCCGTTCCCCTTTCTCCCCTGGACTCCATTTCGAAGCCGGTGCGATGCGCATTCCATACACGCACAATCTGGTGTTGGAGTACATTCGCAAACTCCGTCTTCCTATCCGACCGTTTATTAACAGCACGCCAGAGGACCGCATTTTCGTCAATGGCGTCAACTTTCGCCGGTGGGAATACGAACGCAACCCGGATCAGTTACATTATCCGGTCGCTCCGCAGGAGAGAGGGAAAACAGCAGAAGCATTGTTTGAAACAGTAGCGGTTGGGATCCGTAGGCTATTTCAACGGTATCGCCGACGATATTAG
- a CDS encoding flavin monoamine oxidase family protein, whose product MIRVLMTAQGVSGLSFLELYRILRVYLDPNMRFYEIEGGNDRLPRALSARLKEHIMFGQKMDCIRCDPDRVTIRTVSTKTRKHASYQGDYAIITIPFSALRLVKVVPYHAFSHHKRKAIRELHYVAATKIGVEFKSRFWEKEGIRGGQTVTDLPSRLTHYPSHGIGSKGPAVILASYTWENDTLVWDSQPEEERLRQVLCNLAAIHGDVVYREAVTGISKSWRQDPYIAGDFVVFKPGQESALAPYLATPEGRVHFAGEHTSTHRVWIEGAVESGIRAAYEVQRISR is encoded by the coding sequence ATGATCCGAGTACTGATGACCGCACAGGGGGTGTCGGGACTATCCTTTTTGGAGCTCTACCGGATTTTAAGGGTCTACCTGGACCCCAACATGCGTTTCTATGAAATCGAAGGGGGAAACGACCGTCTTCCCCGTGCATTATCCGCTCGGTTGAAAGAGCATATCATGTTCGGACAGAAAATGGATTGTATCCGTTGTGATCCGGACCGCGTTACCATACGCACGGTCAGTACCAAAACCAGAAAACACGCATCCTATCAAGGCGATTATGCCATCATCACGATTCCATTTTCCGCTTTACGACTGGTAAAAGTGGTGCCGTATCACGCCTTTTCCCACCACAAACGAAAAGCGATCCGTGAGCTTCACTATGTTGCCGCCACCAAAATCGGCGTGGAGTTCAAAAGCCGGTTTTGGGAGAAGGAGGGAATTCGCGGCGGTCAAACGGTGACCGACCTCCCCTCCCGGTTGACGCATTACCCCAGTCATGGCATCGGAAGCAAGGGGCCGGCGGTTATTTTGGCCAGTTACACATGGGAAAACGACACACTGGTCTGGGACAGTCAACCCGAAGAGGAGCGTTTACGGCAAGTGCTGTGCAATCTCGCCGCCATCCACGGGGATGTGGTGTATCGGGAAGCGGTGACGGGCATCTCCAAGTCTTGGCGGCAAGACCCTTATATTGCCGGGGATTTTGTCGTATTCAAACCCGGACAGGAGTCCGCCCTGGCTCCTTATCTGGCCACACCCGAAGGCAGGGTTCATTTCGCTGGGGAGCATACCTCCACTCATCGCGTATGGATTGAGGGAGCCGTGGAATCCGGTATTCGTGCGGCATATGAAGTACAACGCATTTCGCGGTAA
- a CDS encoding cold-shock protein: MLQGTVKWFNADKGFGFIEVEGRDDVFVHFSAINGVGFKTLDEGDKVSFEITKGNRGDQAANVVKL; this comes from the coding sequence ATGCTACAAGGAACCGTTAAATGGTTTAATGCTGACAAAGGGTTCGGGTTTATCGAAGTGGAAGGCAGAGATGATGTATTCGTTCATTTCTCCGCGATCAATGGTGTAGGATTTAAGACATTGGATGAAGGCGATAAAGTGAGCTTTGAAATCACAAAAGGCAACCGTGGTGATCAAGCCGCCAACGTGGTGAAGCTGTAA
- the prfB gene encoding peptide chain release factor 2 (programmed frameshift) — MSLGELKQEVTNTAKRLADIRGSLDLDQKKARIAELEAKMTAPDFWDDQQQAQKVIDEANGLKAQVETMTKLEKAHEDLQVLLELAAEEEDESLLEEAEETIRSLKKEMTQFELSLLLSEPYDKNNAILELHPGAGGTESQDWASMLLRMYTRWAERKGFKVETLDYLPGEEAGIKSVTLLIKGHNAYGYLKAEKGVHRLVRISPFDASGRRHTSFVSANVMPEVDDDVEVEIKPEELKIDTYRSSGAGGQHVNTTDSAVRITHLPTGIVVTCQSERSQIKNRERAMKILKARLYERMMEERRKQIDQLKGEQTEIGWGNQIRSYVFHPYSLVKDHRTQVEVGNVQAVMDGEIDVFIDAYLRQKIGGQQSKK; from the exons ATTTCATTGGGTGAACTGAAGCAGGAAGTAACCAATACAGCCAAGCGATTGGCGGATATCAGGGGGTCTCTT GACCTCGACCAGAAAAAAGCGCGCATTGCGGAATTGGAAGCGAAAATGACTGCTCCCGATTTCTGGGACGATCAGCAACAAGCGCAAAAAGTGATCGACGAGGCCAACGGGTTGAAAGCCCAGGTCGAAACGATGACCAAGCTGGAGAAGGCCCACGAAGACCTGCAGGTTCTTTTGGAGTTGGCCGCCGAGGAGGAAGATGAGTCGCTCCTGGAGGAAGCGGAGGAAACGATCCGTTCGCTCAAAAAAGAGATGACGCAGTTTGAGCTCAGTCTCCTGTTGAGCGAGCCCTACGACAAAAATAATGCGATCCTGGAGCTCCACCCCGGCGCAGGCGGAACTGAATCGCAGGACTGGGCTTCGATGCTTCTTCGGATGTATACGCGCTGGGCGGAACGCAAAGGATTCAAGGTGGAAACGCTGGATTACCTGCCGGGTGAGGAAGCGGGTATCAAAAGCGTCACACTGTTGATCAAAGGGCACAATGCCTACGGATATCTCAAAGCGGAAAAAGGTGTACACCGTCTGGTACGGATTTCGCCGTTTGACGCGTCCGGGCGCCGGCATACGTCGTTTGTCTCCGCCAACGTCATGCCGGAAGTGGATGATGACGTAGAAGTGGAGATCAAGCCGGAAGAGCTCAAAATTGATACGTATCGTTCCAGCGGCGCCGGGGGACAACACGTCAACACGACCGATTCGGCGGTGCGGATCACGCACTTGCCCACCGGCATCGTCGTGACATGCCAATCGGAGCGTTCGCAGATCAAAAACCGCGAGCGCGCGATGAAGATTCTAAAGGCGCGTCTGTATGAACGCATGATGGAGGAGCGGCGCAAACAGATCGACCAGTTGAAAGGGGAGCAGACAGAGATCGGTTGGGGCAACCAGATCCGCTCTTATGTCTTCCACCCCTACAGTCTGGTCAAGGATCACCGTACGCAGGTTGAGGTGGGCAACGTGCAAGCCGTTATGGACGGGGAGATCGATGTATTTATCGACGCGTATCTCCGTCAAAAAATCGGCGGCCAACAATCGAAAAAGTGA
- the secA2 gene encoding accessory Sec system translocase SecA2, whose protein sequence is MLGLLKKLIPDANERELKRCYKIADQIEALEPEISKLSDSELRNKTDEFKARLAEGETLDDLLPEAYAVVREAAKRVLGMRHFYVQLVGGIVLHNGDIAEMKTGEGKTLVATLPAYLNALEGKGVHVVTVNDYLAKRDKEWMGQVFEFLGLSVGLNLPGLTPEEKRAAYQADITFGTNNEFGFDYLRDNMVLYPEQIVQRDLHFAIVDEVDSILIDEARTPLIISGQANKATDLYYVADQLVRRLRPEEDYTVDEKTKAVSLTEQGVSKAEKFLGVDNLYDVKNITLNHHVQQALKAHVLMKRDRDYVVNEDGVVIVDEFTGRLMHGRRYSDGLHQAIEAKEGLQVQRESMTLATITLQNYFRLYKKLAGMTGTAKTEEEEFRKIYGMNVVQIPTHRPMIRKDMTDLLYKTEEAKFKAVVEEIVRRHKKGQPVLVGTVSIEKSEQLSQMLKKRGIPHQVLNAKNHEREAEIIAQAGQKGAVTIATNMAGRGTDIVLGEGVAELGGLHVIGTERHESRRIDNQLRGRSGRQGDPGSSQFYLSLEDDLMRRFGSDSIKNMMDRLGMEDDQPIEGKMFTKAVENAQKKVEGMNFDARRWVLQYDDVLNQQREIIYKQRREVLFSDNLRDVVLNMAKDVIEHVVKAHTSEDTLPEEWDLESILDYMESNLLPPGMVSEEDLQDKEPDEIIEALYEAAKKTYDQRVEEIGFDRMQEFSKVVILRTVDRKWMDHIDAMDQLRQGIHLRAYGQTDPLREYQFEGFEMFEQMVREIQEEVVKYITKSSVGEEIEREEVAVNTTAVHSDSPDKGEAKRQPVRRAEKVGRNDPCPCGSGKKYKHCCARAKQTG, encoded by the coding sequence ATGCTGGGTTTGCTCAAAAAGCTGATCCCGGATGCCAACGAACGCGAATTGAAACGTTGCTATAAAATTGCTGATCAGATCGAAGCGCTGGAACCGGAGATCTCCAAACTCTCCGATTCAGAGCTCCGGAACAAAACGGACGAGTTTAAAGCGCGCCTGGCGGAAGGCGAAACACTGGACGATCTGCTTCCGGAAGCGTATGCGGTCGTTCGGGAAGCGGCCAAACGCGTGCTGGGCATGCGTCATTTTTACGTTCAGCTGGTGGGCGGTATCGTCCTGCACAACGGCGACATCGCCGAGATGAAGACCGGGGAGGGGAAAACCCTGGTCGCCACGTTGCCAGCGTATTTGAACGCCTTGGAAGGCAAGGGTGTCCACGTCGTAACGGTGAACGACTACCTGGCCAAACGGGATAAAGAGTGGATGGGCCAGGTATTTGAATTCCTCGGCCTGAGCGTCGGGTTGAACCTTCCTGGGCTCACTCCTGAAGAAAAGCGTGCCGCTTATCAAGCGGACATCACTTTCGGGACCAACAACGAGTTCGGATTTGACTATCTGCGCGACAACATGGTGCTGTATCCCGAGCAGATCGTGCAACGGGATCTTCATTTCGCCATCGTGGACGAGGTGGACAGCATCCTGATCGACGAAGCACGGACGCCGCTCATCATCAGCGGGCAGGCCAACAAAGCGACTGATTTGTATTACGTGGCTGATCAGTTGGTGCGCCGTCTCCGCCCGGAAGAAGATTACACGGTGGACGAGAAGACGAAAGCGGTCTCCCTGACTGAGCAGGGTGTGAGCAAAGCGGAAAAATTCCTGGGTGTGGACAACTTGTACGACGTGAAAAATATCACTTTGAATCACCACGTCCAACAGGCGCTCAAAGCGCATGTGCTGATGAAGCGGGACCGCGACTACGTCGTCAACGAAGACGGCGTTGTGATTGTGGATGAGTTTACCGGCCGCCTCATGCACGGACGCAGGTACAGCGACGGTCTGCACCAGGCGATTGAGGCCAAGGAAGGCTTGCAAGTCCAACGGGAAAGCATGACGTTGGCAACGATCACGCTGCAGAATTATTTCCGCCTGTACAAGAAACTGGCTGGGATGACCGGTACGGCCAAGACGGAAGAAGAGGAATTCCGCAAGATTTACGGTATGAATGTGGTGCAGATCCCGACGCACCGCCCGATGATTCGCAAAGACATGACGGATCTGCTCTACAAGACTGAAGAGGCCAAATTCAAAGCCGTCGTTGAGGAGATTGTCCGTCGGCACAAGAAGGGGCAACCCGTGCTGGTCGGGACGGTGTCGATCGAGAAATCGGAACAATTGTCCCAGATGCTGAAAAAACGCGGTATTCCCCATCAGGTTCTCAACGCCAAAAACCACGAGCGCGAAGCGGAAATCATCGCACAGGCGGGGCAAAAAGGTGCCGTCACCATTGCCACCAACATGGCTGGTCGCGGTACGGATATCGTCTTGGGCGAAGGTGTGGCCGAACTGGGCGGATTGCATGTCATCGGCACTGAACGGCACGAAAGCCGTCGGATCGACAACCAGTTGCGCGGACGTTCCGGCCGGCAGGGCGATCCGGGTTCGTCGCAGTTCTATCTGTCGTTAGAAGATGATTTGATGCGACGGTTCGGCTCCGACAGCATCAAAAACATGATGGATCGCCTGGGGATGGAGGACGACCAGCCGATCGAGGGCAAAATGTTCACCAAAGCGGTGGAAAACGCGCAGAAAAAGGTGGAAGGCATGAACTTCGATGCCCGTCGCTGGGTATTGCAGTACGACGATGTGCTGAACCAGCAACGGGAAATCATCTACAAACAGCGTCGCGAAGTGCTGTTCAGCGACAACCTGCGCGATGTCGTCCTCAATATGGCCAAAGACGTGATCGAACACGTGGTGAAGGCCCACACATCCGAAGACACGTTGCCGGAAGAGTGGGATCTGGAGTCGATCCTCGACTACATGGAATCCAACCTGCTCCCGCCTGGTATGGTGAGCGAAGAGGACTTGCAGGACAAGGAACCGGATGAAATCATCGAAGCGCTGTACGAAGCCGCGAAAAAAACCTACGATCAGCGTGTCGAGGAGATCGGCTTCGACCGGATGCAGGAATTCTCCAAAGTGGTCATCCTGCGCACGGTGGATCGCAAATGGATGGATCACATCGATGCCATGGACCAATTGCGGCAGGGCATCCACCTGCGGGCATACGGACAGACCGATCCATTGCGTGAATACCAGTTTGAAGGCTTTGAGATGTTTGAGCAGATGGTGCGCGAGATCCAGGAAGAAGTGGTCAAATACATTACGAAGTCCAGTGTGGGCGAAGAGATCGAGCGCGAAGAGGTGGCGGTCAATACCACCGCTGTACACAGCGATTCACCAGACAAAGGAGAGGCCAAACGTCAGCCGGTCCGCCGGGCGGAAAAAGTGGGGCGAAATGACCCTTGTCCGTGTGGAAGCGGCAAAAAGTACAAACACTGTTGCGCTCGTGCAAAACAAACGGGTTGA
- the hpf gene encoding ribosome hibernation-promoting factor, HPF/YfiA family: MNYVIRGNNLEVTEALRNFVEKKISRLEKYFDTPPSADAHIALSVIRDDHKVEVTIPFPGVLVRAEEKSADMYASIDLVVEKLERQIRKYKTKINRKPRQEGSLRSQLYENGNTPATSVEDEEEPIEVVRTKRFQLKPMDVEEAIMQMEMLGHNFFVFTNADTDEINVVYRRKDGRYGLIEPE, translated from the coding sequence ATGAATTATGTCATTCGTGGAAATAACCTCGAAGTGACGGAAGCTTTGCGGAATTTTGTTGAAAAAAAGATCAGCCGTCTGGAAAAGTATTTCGACACCCCTCCTTCCGCCGATGCACACATCGCCCTCAGCGTCATTCGCGATGATCACAAGGTGGAAGTGACGATTCCCTTTCCAGGCGTGCTGGTTCGCGCGGAGGAAAAAAGCGCGGACATGTATGCTTCCATCGATCTGGTCGTGGAAAAGCTGGAGCGTCAGATCCGGAAGTATAAAACCAAGATCAACCGCAAACCCCGTCAGGAAGGAAGCCTCCGTTCGCAGCTTTATGAAAACGGAAACACCCCCGCCACTTCGGTTGAGGATGAAGAAGAGCCAATTGAAGTGGTTCGCACGAAGCGTTTTCAATTGAAACCGATGGATGTGGAAGAAGCCATCATGCAGATGGAAATGCTTGGACATAACTTCTTCGTATTCACCAATGCGGATACGGATGAAATCAATGTAGTGTACCGAAGAAAAGATGGGCGGTACGGTTTGATCGAGCCTGAGTAA
- a CDS encoding cold shock domain-containing protein, translating into MQGKVKWFNAEKGYGFIEREGGEDVFVHYSAIQEDGFKTLDEGQFVEFDIVEGPRGPQAANVTKIG; encoded by the coding sequence ATGCAAGGCAAAGTCAAGTGGTTCAACGCGGAAAAGGGTTATGGTTTCATTGAGCGCGAGGGTGGCGAAGACGTATTCGTTCACTACTCGGCCATCCAGGAAGATGGATTCAAAACCCTGGATGAAGGTCAGTTTGTGGAATTTGACATCGTGGAAGGTCCGCGTGGACCACAGGCTGCGAACGTCACGAAAATCGGGTAA
- a CDS encoding amino acid ABC transporter ATP-binding protein encodes MIRVEHLRKQFGTLEVLKDISVEIQEKEVVCVIGPSGSGKSTFLRCLNLLEPVSGGKVWVDGHDLTDPKTDINKVRTEVGMVFQQFNLFPHKRVIENITLAPIQVRGWTKEKAEIKAMELLNKVGLADKAQAYPEQLSGGQQQRVAIARALAMDPKVMLFDEPTSALDPEMVGEVLAVMKQLAQEGMTMVVVTHEMGFAREVSDRVLFMDQGVIVEEGPPNELFNAPKHERTRAFLSKVL; translated from the coding sequence ATGATCCGGGTCGAACATCTGCGCAAACAATTCGGCACATTGGAAGTCTTGAAGGATATCAGCGTCGAAATTCAAGAAAAAGAAGTGGTCTGTGTGATCGGTCCCAGCGGTTCCGGGAAAAGCACATTTTTGCGCTGTCTCAATCTCTTGGAACCCGTCTCCGGCGGCAAGGTGTGGGTGGACGGGCATGATCTGACCGATCCCAAAACGGACATCAACAAGGTACGAACCGAAGTGGGCATGGTGTTCCAGCAGTTCAACCTGTTTCCCCACAAGCGTGTGATCGAAAACATCACGCTGGCACCGATCCAAGTCAGGGGCTGGACCAAAGAAAAAGCGGAAATCAAGGCGATGGAGCTGTTGAACAAGGTGGGCTTGGCGGACAAGGCCCAAGCTTATCCGGAACAGCTCTCCGGTGGACAGCAACAGCGCGTCGCCATCGCCCGTGCGTTGGCGATGGATCCGAAGGTGATGCTGTTTGACGAGCCCACGTCGGCCCTTGATCCCGAAATGGTGGGCGAAGTGTTGGCGGTCATGAAACAACTGGCCCAGGAAGGGATGACCATGGTCGTCGTCACCCACGAGATGGGATTTGCTCGCGAAGTGTCCGACCGTGTGTTGTTTATGGACCAGGGCGTGATCGTTGAAGAGGGGCCGCCGAACGAGTTGTTCAATGCTCCGAAGCACGAACGGACCCGTGCCTTTTTGAGCAAAGTTCTCTAG
- a CDS encoding amino acid ABC transporter permease, with the protein MPIDWSVLVEYKDYFIRGFWTTIELTTVAVLVGMVIGLILGLMRLSRSRWLIIPAQLYVDIFRGTPLLLQILAIHFAVIPTICEELLGVKPPEAIVSGFVALSLNAGAYIAEIFRGGIQSIEKGQMEAARSLGMTYGQAMRHVILPQAFKRMLPPLGNEFIALLKDSSLVTIIAVNDITYAAFTTAKNTFERWAPYIASAALYFILTYVLSRIVFFLENRYRTDRQEG; encoded by the coding sequence ATGCCAATCGATTGGTCCGTACTGGTAGAATACAAAGACTACTTTATCCGCGGATTCTGGACTACCATCGAATTGACAACGGTGGCTGTTTTGGTCGGGATGGTCATCGGTCTGATCTTGGGGTTGATGCGTCTTTCGCGCAGTCGATGGTTGATCATTCCGGCCCAGTTATATGTGGATATCTTTCGGGGCACGCCATTGCTGCTGCAAATCCTGGCTATTCATTTCGCTGTGATTCCCACCATTTGCGAAGAGTTGCTGGGCGTGAAACCACCCGAGGCGATCGTGTCCGGTTTCGTGGCCTTGTCGCTTAATGCCGGAGCCTATATCGCGGAAATTTTCCGCGGCGGCATTCAATCCATTGAAAAAGGGCAGATGGAAGCAGCCCGCTCGCTCGGTATGACGTACGGACAAGCCATGCGGCATGTCATTCTTCCACAGGCGTTCAAACGGATGTTACCTCCGCTGGGAAACGAATTTATCGCCTTGCTCAAAGATTCGTCTCTGGTGACGATCATCGCGGTCAACGATATTACCTACGCCGCCTTCACCACGGCGAAAAACACGTTTGAACGCTGGGCCCCGTACATCGCGTCAGCCGCCCTGTATTTCATTTTGACGTATGTTCTTTCGCGCATCGTCTTTTTCCTGGAAAACCGCTACCGTACCGACAGACAGGAGGGATGA
- a CDS encoding basic amino acid ABC transporter substrate-binding protein: MKKWGVLILSLVLLFSLAVTGCAKNDAGAGGIVKVGTDAAYPPFEKQGGDGKLTGFDIELMNAIAKAGGFEVDIQHAGWDPMLDAVKNGKLDAGISAISITDDRKKVYDFSDPYFDAKQLILVPANSSVKSLKDLKGKRIGVQTGTTGEIVVQKTFGKTYQGIKGYDDTPAAIDDLANGRVDAVVADNGVVLEYLKKLPAGKFKKVEDPSFEPEQYGIIVKKGNKELLKKINNGLKKIREDGTYKKIYEKYFGPMQ; encoded by the coding sequence ATGAAAAAATGGGGAGTTTTGATCTTATCGCTGGTATTATTGTTCTCACTTGCAGTGACCGGCTGTGCCAAGAATGACGCGGGCGCCGGCGGCATCGTCAAAGTGGGTACCGACGCCGCCTATCCGCCGTTCGAGAAACAGGGAGGGGACGGCAAGCTGACCGGCTTTGACATCGAACTGATGAACGCGATCGCCAAAGCCGGCGGATTTGAGGTGGATATCCAACACGCCGGTTGGGACCCCATGCTGGACGCCGTGAAAAACGGCAAACTGGATGCGGGGATCTCGGCCATTTCCATCACGGATGACCGCAAAAAAGTGTATGACTTCTCCGACCCGTATTTTGATGCCAAACAGTTGATCCTCGTACCGGCCAACTCCAGTGTAAAGTCGCTGAAAGATCTGAAAGGCAAGCGGATCGGCGTGCAAACGGGTACAACCGGTGAAATCGTCGTACAAAAGACATTCGGCAAAACGTATCAGGGCATCAAGGGATACGACGATACGCCGGCCGCGATCGATGATTTGGCCAACGGTCGTGTTGACGCCGTGGTGGCGGACAATGGCGTGGTGCTCGAATACCTGAAAAAACTGCCTGCCGGTAAGTTCAAAAAGGTGGAAGATCCGTCGTTTGAACCCGAACAATACGGAATCATCGTCAAAAAAGGGAACAAGGAACTGTTGAAGAAAATCAATAACGGATTGAAGAAAATCCGGGAAGACGGCACCTACAAGAAGATCTACGAGAAATATTTTGGTCCGATGCAATAA
- a CDS encoding HU family DNA-binding protein — protein MNKSELVDRVAAATGKTKKESAQVVEAVLSAIAEALRNGEKVSLVGFGNFEVRERAARTGRNPQTGETIQIEASRVPAFRPGKQLKEAVNQ, from the coding sequence ATGAACAAATCGGAACTGGTCGATCGCGTGGCTGCGGCGACGGGGAAAACGAAAAAAGAATCGGCTCAAGTGGTGGAAGCTGTGTTGAGCGCCATCGCCGAGGCGTTACGTAACGGTGAAAAAGTTTCGTTGGTCGGTTTTGGCAACTTTGAGGTTCGCGAGCGTGCCGCCCGTACGGGCCGCAACCCGCAAACCGGTGAAACGATCCAGATCGAAGCCAGCCGGGTCCCGGCATTCCGTCCCGGCAAACAGCTGAAAGAGGCCGTCAATCAATAA
- a CDS encoding ComF family protein, whose amino-acid sequence MIRGWRFPLPRGCPFCDTPVRSLPWAPVWKRICPHCCDGFSPIAPPYCRRCGRAGREGICPDCRSHPYPELIQNCSAVSYTPHTREVIRLYKYLGRERFARPMGEMMVSVAACRVRKPDVISYVPLHPSRLVERGFNQSEQLARFIGKKWGVPVVSLLVRSSPTRPQSQRSRAERLQSMEGVFELHPSIPVGKLVAVNILLVDDVYTTGATLGACARVLVQAGCNSVRSLTFAR is encoded by the coding sequence ATGATCAGGGGATGGCGGTTTCCACTGCCCAGGGGTTGTCCGTTTTGCGACACGCCCGTCCGTTCTCTCCCATGGGCGCCGGTATGGAAGCGAATCTGTCCGCATTGCTGTGACGGGTTTTCTCCTATTGCCCCTCCCTACTGCCGGCGTTGCGGAAGAGCGGGCAGGGAAGGGATTTGCCCGGATTGCCGCTCCCACCCTTATCCGGAACTGATACAGAATTGCAGCGCAGTCTCCTACACGCCCCACACCCGGGAAGTCATTCGTTTGTACAAATATCTGGGCAGGGAGCGATTTGCCCGTCCGATGGGGGAGATGATGGTGTCGGTCGCTGCTTGCCGAGTACGGAAACCGGATGTTATCTCCTATGTTCCCTTGCATCCCTCCCGGTTGGTAGAGCGAGGGTTCAATCAATCGGAGCAATTGGCCCGCTTCATCGGAAAGAAATGGGGAGTACCGGTGGTGTCTTTGTTAGTACGGTCGTCACCCACCCGACCTCAAAGTCAACGATCCCGGGCGGAGCGTTTGCAGTCGATGGAGGGGGTCTTTGAATTGCATCCATCGATCCCTGTCGGAAAGTTGGTCGCTGTAAATATATTGTTGGTGGATGACGTATATACGACCGGTGCCACATTGGGCGCTTGTGCCCGCGTACTGGTACAGGCGGGTTGCAATTCGGTCCGTTCTCTGACATTTGCGCGGTGA